CCTACTGGCAGGCCACGGCCGACTGGCTGGAGAAGTACTCGCCCGACTCGCGGGCCCTGGTCGTCCCGGCGACCGCGCACGGCGTCTACACCTGGGGCTCGCCCATCGACCAGCCGCTGGACGTGCTCGCCGAGTCGCGGTGGGCGCAGCGCGACTACGTGCCGTTCGGCACGCCCGGCAACCGGCGGGCGATGGACGCCGTCGAGCAGGCACTGCTGTCCGGCGCCGAAGTGCCGGGCCTGGCCGACTACTTGAGCCGGGCGGGGCTGTACTACGTCGTCGTCCGCAACGACCTCGATCCCGACCAGATCGGTTACGTGCCCACCGCTACCGTCAAGCGCACGCTCGAACAGTCGGGGTACGAGCGGGTGACGGGGCTCGGGCCGGTGATGACCGGCGGCCGGATCGCGCAGGACGCACCCCTCCAGGTGGAGGGGCTGTATGGGCGGCATCGGGCCGTGGAGATCTACCGGCCCACCGGGGACGACGTGATCCGGCCCGGGCAGGCCGGGCTCGCCCCGGTCGCCGACACGGCCGTGGTGTCCGGCGGGCCGGAGGCGCTGCTGCCGCTGGCGGAGCGGCTGCGCGGGCGGGCGACCGTCCTGACCGGCGACAACCACCCGGGGCTCGGCACCCCGGCCGTGCAGGTGGTGGGTGACGGGCTGCGGCGGGCGGACACCCGGTTCGGGCTGGTCAACTCCGGTACGTCGTACACGTACACGCGCGACGAGCGCAACGCGCCGGACGCCTTGCAGGACCCGGGCGAGAAGCCGCGCCAGATCCTGCCCGCCGAGGGCGTCGACCACCAGACGGTGGCCGAACTGCGCGGCGCCCGCTCGGTGTCGGCGTCCTCGTACGGCAACTGGCTGTTCCACCTTCCGCAGTACGACCCGGTGAACGCCTTCGACGGCAACCCGGACACCGCGTGGGCGGAGGGCGCGCCGGACACGCCGGACGGGCAGTGGCTGCGCATCGGCTTCACCGGCTCCTACGACATGCCGTCCTCCTTCAAGGTCACGCCGCTGCCGCAGGAGAGTGTGCGGGCGGCCGCCACGAAGGTGCGGGTGGAGACCGAGAAGGGCTCGAAGACCAGCTTCCTGCAGCCGAACGGCATGACGCAGCGGATCAAGGCACCCGAGGGCGCGACCGGTTGGATGAAGCTGACGATCGTGGACTCGGTGGAGCGCCGGACCGGCCTGACGGGCGCGGGCTTCTCCGAGATCGACCTGCCGGACGTGCGGGTGACGCGGCTGCTGCGGCTGCCCGGTGACGCGGACGACGCCACCGCGTCCGCCACCGTCGTCTCCCTGCACCGCGCCTCCGACCCGACGGGTCTGTCCGCGACCGGCACGGAAGCCGGCCTGCACCGCCGGTTCACCACCCCCGCCGCCGGGACGTACGAGGTGAAGGCGAGCGCGGTGCCGGTGCCGGGCGCGGAGCTCGACGAGCTGCTGTACGAGGTGGCGCCCGAGCAGCAGGCCCGGATCGTCGCCACCGCCGACTCCACGGCGCGCCTCGGCGCGGGACTCGCGGCACGCAACCTCACCGACGGCGACCTGACGACGGCGTGGATCGCGGGCGACCGCCCGACCATCCACCTGCGCTGGCAGGGCAAGCAGCCCGTGGGCGAACTGGTCCTGGCTCCGGCGGGCGGCCTGTCCGCCCGGGCGTCGAAGGTGCACATCAGCTCCCCGGACGGCGCCGCGATCGCCGGCGTCGACGAGAACGGCTGGGTTCGCTTCCCGCCGATCACCACCGACCGGCTCGACATCACGATCACCGAGACGGCCCGGCTGACCCTGCACAACCCGGTCGCCGACGAGGACCTGCGCCTCCCGGTGGGCCTCACCGAGGCGTACGTCCCGTCCCTGGACCAGTACCGCACCCCGCAGCCGGACGGCACCCGGAAGTTCTCGCTGCCGTGCGGCAAGGGCCCGGACGTGGCCCTGGACGGCGAGCTGTACCAGACGAGCGCGAAGGGCACCGTACGGGACCTGGTGGAGCGGCGGGGCGTGGCGGTGACGCTCTGCCAGGAGGGCCGGGGCGATGCCGAGGTGCGGCTCGCGTCGGGCGAGCACCGGCTGGAGGGCGGGGACGCCGGCCCGCTCGCGCTGACGGACGTGACCCTGACCCGTGGCGCGGTCGCCGAGGCCGCGGCGGCCGGGCGTGACCTGCGGATCCGGGACTGGCTGGGCGACCGGCGCGAGATGACGGTCGGCTCGGGCACGGCCTCGTACCTGACGACGTACGAGAACTTCAACGACGGCTGGCGGGCCACGCTGAACGGCAAGGAGCTGACCCCGGTCCGGCTGGACGGCTGGCAGCAGGGCTGGCGGATCCCGGCCGGGGCGGGCGGCACGGTCAAGCTGTCGTACGAGCCCGCCACGACGTACGACATCGCGCTGATCGGCAGCGGTGTCGGCATCGCGGCCCTGCTGGGCCTCGCCGTCTGGCGCCGCCGCGCCCCCAACCCGGACGCGCCCCAGCCGGCCCCGCCGCTGCCCGGCCTGTGGCTCGGCGCGGTGGCGCTGACGCTGGTCGGGGTGGTGATCGCGGGCTGGTTCGCGCTGCTGGTCCCGGCACTGGCGCTGCTCGCCGCGCGACGGCACGCCCTGCTGGTGCCGATCGCGTTCGCCGCCCTGGCCGGTGCGGGGATCGCCGCCGCGTTCGGGGCCGGTGAGCCGGTGGGCGCGGGCGAGGGCGCGTTCGGGCATCTCGCCCAACTGCTGGCGCTGATCGGCCTGTTCGCGGCACTGGTGAGTCTGCGCGAGGGACCGGCACCGCAGGCGCCGACGCAACAGCTGCCGAGGACGGACCCCGGGGAGGGCAAGCCCGTATGACGGCACCGGTACGCATTCCGTTCCCGGTGGTGGACGAGGTCTCCCGGCACTGCCTCCAGGAGGAGGAACCGGAGACGGTCCACATCGAGGTCCACCTCCCGGGCCCCCTCGACCAGGCCCGGCTGCGCAAGGCGTTCCTGGAAGCCCTGCACCGGCATCCGCGGATCCTGATGCGGGAGGCGCGAGGGCCGTGGTACCGGCGGCAGTACGAGTGGGAACTGACTCCACAACCGGATGTGGAGGTGGTGACCTTCGCCCCGTCGGGCCCACGAGCCCTGCGGGACGCCCGGAGCCGGGCCCTCGCGGACGCCCCGCCGCTGTCGATGTCCCCGCCGATACGCCTGGAAGTGGTGGACTCGGTGCTCCTGCTCACCATCAACCACACCGCCCTGGACGGCCCGGCCTGCCTCCGTGTCCTGGCCACGGCCGCCGAGCTGTACGGAGGCCGGGACAACGCCCCGGCGGCGCCCCCGGCCCGCCCCGCCGAACCCCGGCAGGAAGCCCCGGACACCCCGGGCACCTGGTCACCACCCGCGCGGGTGGCGCACGGCACGCCGGACCCCTCCCCCGGCAACGGCCTGCTCGTCACCGAGCTGCCCCTCCCGCACCGCCCCAAGGGCTCCCCGTACACCGTCAACGACCAGCTCATGGTCACCACGGCCCTGACCATCGCCCACTGGAACAGGGAGCACGGCGCCCGCCCCCGCCCCCTGCGCATCACGATGCCCGTCGACGACCGCCCCCGCGACACCACCATGCCCATCGGCAACGGCACCCGCCTGGTGGAAGTCCCGTACGCGCCGGGAGAACTGGACGTCACCGACATGCCGGCCCTGCTGCGCCGCACCGCGGAACGGACCCGCGCCCTGAAGGCCCTCCCACGCCCCCAGCTCGGGCACGGCGCCGCCCTCCTGACCGCCCCCTGGGCGCCCGTCACCGCCCGCGCCGCCCTCACCCGCACCCTGCGCAGGGCCGCGGCCCCCTGGACGTCGACGACCCTGCTCAGCAACATCGGCCGCATCCCCTACCCGCTGGACTTCGGGGAGGAGGCGGGCCGCGCGCACGCGGTCTGGTTCTCGGCACCGGCCCGGATGCCGCGGGGCCTGACCGTGACCACCGCCTCCACGGCCGGCCGCCTCCATCTGGCCCTGCGCTGGTCGAAGGCCCTGCTCAGCCACGGCGACGGCGCCCACCTCCGCGACCTGTTCGAGCACTACCTGCACACCACGGAGGTGACCCCGTGACGACACCGGCCACCACCGGGCCCCCGCCCCGCGACCTGCGGGACTTCTACGAGAACCCCGACGTGCCCGTCGCCTCCGGCACCCCGCGCAGCCTGCGCCAGGCCCGCATGCTGGCCCGCGCCCTCGGTCCGGCGGCCCAGGCCCCCCGGACCGTTCTCGACATCGGCTGCGGGGACGGCACCGCCGCCGCCACCGCCGCCCCGCTCCTGCCCGGCCACCGGGTCATCGGCGTCGACTGGTCCCAGGACGCCCTGCGCCGCGCCCGCACCCGCATCCCGTACGCGGTGCGCGGCGAACTCACCGGCGGCGGGCTGCCGTTCGCTTCCGGGTCGGCCGACGCCGTGCTGTTCAGCGAGGTCATCGAGCACCTCGTCGACCCCGACGCGGCGCTGGACGAGATCCGGCGGATCCTGCGCCCCGGCGGGCATCTGATGCTGTCCACGCCGAACCTCGCCGCCTGGTACAACCGCGGCCTGCTGCTGGCCGGAGTGCAGCCCGTCTTCTCGGAGGTCAGCCTGCGCGGCATCCACGGCCGCCCGGGCAAGGAGGTCGTGGGGCATCTGCGGCTCTACACCGCCCGCGCGCTCAGGGAGTTCGTCGCCGCGTCCGGGTTCACGGTCGTACGGCTCGAAGGGGCTCCCTTCCACGGCGTCCCTCGCCCGCTGCGCCCGCTGGACCGGCTGGCCTGTGCCCGGCCGCAGCTCGCGTCGATCCTGCTGCTGCACGCCCGCAGGACGTAGCCCATGTGGTGGGGAGTGGCCGCGGCGCTGCTGGCGAACACCCTGTACAGCCTGGGCTTCGTGCTGGAGAAAAGGGCGCTCACCTCGCTGCCCGAGGTGAGCATCCGGCAGCCGGCCCGGCTGCTGCGCCTCGTCCTCGGCAGCCCGCTGTGGATCGGCGGCTCCCTCGCCCTGGCCGCCGGTTTCGCCGCGCAGCTCGTCGTCTACCGCACCCTGCCGATCGCCGCCGCCCAGGGCATCTTCGTCTCCGGCCTGGTGCTGCTCGTGCTGCTGTCGGCGCGGCTGCTCGGAGAAGAGACGTCCGGCCGGGAGCGGTACGCGCTGGGCGCGATCCTGCTGGCGCTGCTGATGGTGGTGCTGTCGCTGCGCGAGGGTTCGGACACCGTCAGCCAGGACGCGCCCTACCAGCTGATCCTGCTGGTGTGCGTACCGTCGCTGGCGGCCGGGCTGTGGCTGTACGGCTCGGCCGAGCGGCGCACCCGCAACCGGCACCGGCGCCCGACGACCGGCATCGAGTACGGCGTGGCCGTGGGCCTGCTGTACGGCGTCAGCTCACTGGCCATCAAGGGCGTCTCCAGCCACCTGACGACCCACGGGATCGGCGGTGCGGTGCTGGACCTGCTGAGCTCCCCTTATCCGTATCTGCTGCTGTTCACCGGCGTGTTCGGCCTGGTGATGTCGCAGGCGGCGCTGCAGCGCTGCCGGGCCTCGCTGATCGTGCCGGTGTGCACGACCGTGACGTCCGTGTTCACGGCGGTGCTCGGCACGCTGTCGTTCGGCGAGGCCCTGCCGGACGAGCCGCTGCGGCTCGCGCTGCGGGTGGCGGGCACGGCCCTGGCGGTGGCCGTGCTGCTGACCATGCCGAAGCACGACGCGTCTCCCCAACCCTCCCCACCCGCCAAGGAGCTGGCATCCCCATGAAGCCCGACGACCCGCTGCTGAAGATCCTGGCGTGCCCGCTCGACAAGGGCCCGCTGCATCTGCTGGCCGAGGAGGCCGGGCGGGAGGAGGCGCTGTACAACCCGCGCCTGCACCGCCGTTACCCGATCACCGACGGCATTCCACAGCTGCTGCCGTCCTCGGGCGAGCAGGTGCCGGACGACGAGCACGAGGAACTCCTCAAGAGGATGGCACCGTGACCAGCCTGGCAGCCCGCGTCGCCCCTCTTCTGCCCACGCGCCTGGTGGCCGCGACGGCCCGGGCGCTCTACCCACGGTTCGAACCGGAGCTGGCCCGGCTCGCCGAGCTGTGCCCGCCGGGCTGCGGTACGGCGGTGGACGTCGGCGGCTGGTACGGACCCTGGACGCACCGCCTGGCCGGCCTCGCCGAACAGGTCGTGACGGTCGAGCCGGTGCCCCATCTGGCCCGGCTGCTGGCCGCCGCCGCCCCGCCGAACGTCCGCGTGATCCGGGCGGCGGCCTCGGACCGGCCGGGCATCGCGCGCCTGTGGCTGCCGCCGGACGACTCGGGCGACCGGGGCGTGTCCTCGCTGGTCCGCCGCGACATCCACGGCCGCGCGCTGGACGTCCCCTGCGTCACGCTGGACGAGCTGGGTCTGCGCGACGTCGGCTTCATCAAGATCGACGTGGACGGCAACGAGCCGGCGGTGCTGCGCGGCGCGACGGGCCTGCTGGCCCGCGACCGCCCGGCCCTGTTCGTGGAGCTGGAGTCCCGCATCCAGCCGATCGCGCCGGTGGTGACCTACCTGGCCCTGCTGGGCTACGACGGCTGGGTCCTGCCCGGCGACACCTGGGTGCCGCTGGCCGGGTTCCCCCTGGAGGACCACCAGGCGGACGCCTCCTACGTCGTCTCCCACGGCCTGATCCGCCGGGTGCTGCCCTCCCCGCTCCTCAGGGGCCCGCGCTACGTCAACTCCGTGCTGTTCCTGCCCGACGGCCGCAGGCCCGGCACGGCCCCGGTGGGCGACGATGGGTCCCATGCCCTCCGGAAAGCACCCCGCTGACCCCTTCACCCCGCTCGACTTCCAGCTGGTGCTGCTGCGCCGCATGACCGATCACAACCCCGGCCTGGTGGAGGACGCCCGCCATGAGCTGGGAGTGTCGATCGCGGACATGCGTGAGGCGAACAAGCGCTGGCAGGCGATGGTCCGCTCCCCGCGCTCGCGCGCACCCCTGTCCCGCTACCGCCAGGTGCTGGGCGAAGCCGAGTCCCGTACGCCGCGCCGGATCGGCGATCTCGACTGCGAGGCCTGGCTCTGGCCGGTGCCCCTCTGGCCCTCCTTGCGCTTCGAGGTGCTGACCGCGCCGAACCGTGCGGTGTGGAACGAGTGGCTGGTCCGCGCCCCGGGCGCGACGGGCCCGGAGCTGCGCACCCTCGACGACCTCACCCCATGGTCCTGCACCGTCGACGAGGCGGCCCGCGCCTTCGCCCCGGCTCGCCCCTTGGAGGGCACGGCACCGACCCGGTGGGGCCTTGCGTTCACCGCGCCGGACGCGCAGGGGGTGCGGCGGGAGGCCGTCGCGGAGTTCACCTGGGGGCTGCTGCAGCGGGTGTCCGTCACCGGCCGTGAGGTCTGAGGCGGTGGCGGTGAGGCCCGGCACGATGCGCTCGGCCCAGTAGCGAAAGCTGCTCCCCATGCCCACTCCAGCGTGCGGCTCGACGGCTTCGGCGACGACCGTACATCGCGACTCTGGGCCAAGTGGGCGATATGCGCCAGCGGTTGGTCCGCATACATGAGTCCTACGCGGTGTCCCCGCGCCGGGTCTTCGCCGGTACGCACCACCACGCGAGGACCGCCGCGCTCAGATAGGCGAGCGCGCCGATGCCCATGCTCGTCCGGATCCCGGTGCCGTAGGTCGCGGCCGAGGCCAGCAGACTGCCGCCGAGTGCGACGCCGGTGGCGCTGCCGACCTGGCGGGTGGTGTTGAACAGGGCGGAGGCGGCCCCCGAGTACGCCGGGGGCGCGGCGCCCATCACCGTGGCGGTCGAGCCGGTGAGGGCGAAGGACGTACCGAAGCCCGCGGCCATCATCGGCGCCACCAGCAGCGCGTAGGCGGGTTCGGCCCCCGCCGCGGCCCAGCCGGCCAGTCCCAGGGCGGCCAGGAGCATGCCCGAGATCACCAGCGGGCGGTCGCCGGTACGGCGGGTCAGCCGGCCGGACAGGACCGAGGCGAACATGGTCATCGCCACCGCCGGGAACAACGCGAGACCGGTGCCGAGGGCGCTGTAGCCGCGCTGGTGCTGGAACTCCAGGCTGGCGGTGAACACCATGCCGTAGAAACCGAAGTTGAACAGCAGGCCGATGACGGCTCCGCCGCCCATCGCGCGCGAGCGCAGCAGGGCCAGGGGGAGGACCGGGGCCCGGGCCAGCCGCTCACGCAGGGCGAACGCCGCCGCCGCCAGCGCGGCGAGGCCCGCTCCCGCGAGCACGGCCGGGTCGGACCAGCCGCGCCGCCCGGCCTCGTTGAGCGCCGCGGTCAGCAGGGCCACCGCCGCGACGACCGCGACCTGCGCCGGCCAGTCCGGGGACCGGTCGGCGCGCCGGGGCGAGCGGGCCACGTGCCGCAGCGTCAGCACCAGACAGGCCGCGCCGACGGGCAGGTTGACGAGGAACACCCAGCGCCAGCCCACCGTGGCGACGAGCAGCCCGCCCAGCAGCGGCCCGGCGGAGGCCGCGATGCCCGCCATCGAACCCCACAGCCCGAAGGCCCGCGAGCGTACGTCCGGCCCCGGGTAGGCCTGCTGGAGCAGGGCCAGCGAACCGGGCACGATCAGTGCCGCGCCGAGCCCCTCCACCAGCCGGGCCACCACCAGGAAGGGGGCGCTGGGCGCGAGCGCGCAGGCCGCCGAGGACACGGTGAACACCGCCACTCCCCAGCAGAAGACCCGCCGGTTGCCCAGCCGGTCCCCCAGCGCCCCGCCCGTCAGCAGGAATCCGGCGAGGACCAGCGTGTACCCGTCGGTGATCCACTGGATCCCGGTGAGCGAGGCCGACAGCTCCCGCCCGACCACCGGCACGGCGACGTTGATGACCGTCACGTCCAGGATCACCATGAAGTACCCGGCGCACACCGCCAGCAGCGGTGCCCAGGACCGTCGCGCGGGCTCCGGAGCCGGCTCGGGAGAGGGCATGGCCCTACCAGTACACCAAAAGCCTCACCGAGGGATGTATGCCCCACCCGTGGTAGTCAGCCGGCGGCGGCCAGCACCGCCCGCACGACCCGCGGAACGGAGTCCGGGTGCAGATGGAGGAACAGGTTCGGCTCGATCAGCTCCAGCTCCATCACGCACGGCTCCCCGTCCGGCCCGGTGACGAGGTCCACGCGCGCGTACAGCAGCTCCGCGCCCCCGGGTACGGCGGCCAGTGCCTGCTCGGCGACGGCCAGTTCGGCGGCGGTCGGCTCCCAGGGGCGCAGGTCGGGGTGGGCGACCTTGTCGGCGTCGTACGGCGTGCCGGGCGCGAGGACGGCGCCCTTGACGCTCGCGTGCAGCAGGCCTCCGCCGAAGAACTGCAGGGCCCGCTCGCCGTAGGTGTCGATGCTGCTCAGATAGGGCTGCACCATGACGGTGAACCCCTCGGCGTGCATGCGCTCGGCCTGCCGTACGGCGGCGTCCCGCTCCCCGGCCGGGTAGCGGGCGGCATAGCGGGCGCCGGCCCCGGAGGCGGGCTTCACGACGTACTCGCGGTCGGCGGGCAGGGCGACGGGGTCGCCGGGCGCGAAGTACCGGGTGGGCACGGTGGGCACCGCGGCCTCCGCGAGATGCCCGAGGTAGCGCTTGTCGGCGTTCCAGCGCACGACAGCGACCGGATTGGCGAGCCGCGTCGCCTTCCCGCACCGCTCGGCCCACGCCGTGAACTCCTCGGCGCGCCAGCTGTAGTCCCAGGTGGAGCGGATGAGGGCGAGATCGAAGGCGGCCCAGTCGGCCGAGGGGTCGTCCCAGTGGACGGCGACGGCATCGGCCCCGGCCTTCCGCAGCGCGTCCACCAGCACCGGCAGGTCCCGGTCCTTGTGCTCCTCGCCGCGGGCGTCGTAGGTGACGACGGCGATGCGCGGGGTGCCGGCCACGGCGACTCCCTCCTCGTACGGACGGTCGACTCGATGTCCGTCGCAGGTTAACAATCCCGTCCGGAACCGCGACACCCCATTTGACCTTCACCTTCGGTGAAGCCCCAGCATCGGTGGCGGAACGAGAACGAGCGCGAGGAGCGCGGGGACCGCAGGGGGTCGCATGGCCATGCTGACGATCGGCACGTTCGCGAAGGCGTGCCGGCTCTCGCCGAAGGCACTGCGCCTGTACGACGAGCTGGACCTGCTGCGGCCCGCCCGCGTGGACCCGGACACCGGATACCGGTACTACGCGGCCGGGCAGCTGGAGCAGGCCCAACTGGTGGCGTGGCTGCGGCGGCTGGGCATGCCGCTGGCCGAGATCCGCCGGGTGTGTCTCCTGCACGACCGCGACTCCACGGCCGCCGCCCGCGAGGTCCGTGCCTACTGGGCGCGCGTCGAGGCGGAGACGGCGGTCCGGCGGGACCTCGCCGCGTTCCTGGTCGATCACCTGACGACGGACCCGCAGGGGCCCGGGAAGGACACCGCCATGCTGGAACTGCGTTACTCCGCCCACTCGGACACCGGCCGCGTACGCCCCGCCAACCAGGACACGGCGTATGCGGGCACGCGGCTGCTCGCCGTGGCCGACGGCTACGGACCGGCGGGCGCGCCCGCGAGCAGCGCCGCCGTGGAGGCACTGCGCTTCCTGGACACGGACGAGGTCCCGGCAGGCGGCGTCCTCAACGTCCTGGAGGACGCGGTGCGGGGCGCCGAACAGGCCGTCCGGGACGTCGCCGGCGGCTCCGACGACATCGGCACGACTCTGACGGCCCTGCTGTGGACGGGCTCGCGGCTGGCGCTGGTGCACATCGGCGACTCCCGCGCGTATCTGCTGCGCGACGGTGAGCTGTTCCGCATCACGCACGACCACACGATGGTGCAGTCGATGGTCGACGAGGGCCGGCTGGCGCCCGAGGAGGCCATGTCCCACCCCCAGCGCGCGCTGCTCCTGAAGGCCCTCACCGGAGGCCAGAGCACCGCGACCCCCGACCTCCGCCTGCACGAGGCCCACCCCGGCGACCGCTATCTGCTGTGCTCCGACGGCCTGTCGGGCGTCGTGCCCGAACACCGCGTCCGGGAGCTCCTCGCCTCCCCCCTCTCCCCCGATGAAGCCGTCCAGGTCTTGGTCGGAGCGGCGAACGCGGCGGGCGGTCCGGACAACGTCAGCTGTGTCGTGGCGGACGTCGTGGAGCCCTGACCCGGACGGCCCAGAACCACGGGCCGCGGGCGCCCCCGCCCGGTCTACTGAGCGCAGACACCGAACAGAGGAAAGGAGTCCCATGCCTGTGGTGCTGTCTCTGCGCTGGACCGGGGTGACACCCGAGCAGTACGACGCGATGCTGGACGCGGTGCGCTGGGAGGAGCAGGTGCCGGACGGTCTCGTCCTGCACGTGGCCTGGTTCGAGCCCGGCGGCCTGCACGTGACCGACGTGTGGAACGCCGAAGAGGACTTCCAGCGGTTCTTCGCCACGCGTCTCGCCCCGGCCGTGCAGGAGGTCGGTCTCGCCGGGCAGCCGGATGTCCACTTCTCACCGGCACACCGGCTGTTCGCGGCGCCCGGCGCCGGCGGCACCGCCTGACCGGCCTCCTCTGCTGTGGGCCGCCGCGGTCACGGCCGCGTGGAACGGCCGGTCGCCCTCGACGCCGTGGCCGCCCGCCTCGATCTGCTCGGTCAGTGTTTCCTCCGGCAGTTGATGGTGTACGGAGGGAATGTGGTCGCTGACCAGTGGACAGGCGAACAGCTAAGGAGACGTGACGCGTGACCTCCCTCTTCCCGGCCCTGACCGGCGGCTTCGCCGACCGGCCCGCCCTGCGCTTCGGCGAGCGCTCGCTGACGTACGGAGAACTCGCCGCCGCGGCCGGAGCACTCACGGGCCGCCTCGGCGGAGCCACGCGGGTCGCCGTCTGGGCGACGCCCACCCTGGAGACGGCCGTCGCGGTCGTCGCCGCGCTGCTGGCCGGCGTGCCCGCCGTACCGCTCAACCCCAAGTCCGGCGAGAAGGAACTCGGGCACATCCTGTCCGACAGCGCACCCGGGCTCGTGCTCACGGCACCCGACGACCGACTCCCCGCGCCCCTGCGGGACCTCACCCGTGTGGACGTCGACCCGCACGCCACCGGCCCGGCCCCCGAGGACCGCGCCGCGGACGAGGATCCGGCCCTGATCGTCTACACCTCCGGCACCACCGGCCCGCCCAAGGGCGCCGTCATCCCCCGCCGGGCCGTCGCGAGCACCCTGGACGCCCTGGCCGACGCCTGGCAGTGGACCGCCGACGACGTCCTCGTCCACGGACTGCCGCTGTTCCATGTGCACGGCCTGGTCCTGGGCATTCTCGGCCCCCTGCGGCGCGGCGGGTCGGTGCGGCACCTGGGCCGCTTCAGCACCCAGGGCGTCGCCCGCGAGCTCAACGGCGGCGCCACCATGCTGTTCGGCGTGCCGACGATGTACCACCGCGTCGCCGAGGCCGTGACGAGCGACCCGGACCTGGTGAAGGCGCTGACCGGGGCGCGGCTGCTCGTCTCCGGTTCGGCGGCGCTGCCGGTGCACGACCACGGCCGGATCGCGACCGCGACCGGACGCCGCGTGATCGAGCGGTACGGCATGACGGAGACGCTGATGAACACCAGCGTCCGTGCCGACGGCGAGGCCCGCCCGGGCACGGTCGGCGTGCCGCTGCCGGGCGTGGAGCTGCGGCTGGTCGAGGAGGACGGCTCGGAGGTCACCGCGTA
This is a stretch of genomic DNA from Streptomyces hawaiiensis. It encodes these proteins:
- a CDS encoding ATP-grasp domain-containing protein, producing the protein MAGTPRIAVVTYDARGEEHKDRDLPVLVDALRKAGADAVAVHWDDPSADWAAFDLALIRSTWDYSWRAEEFTAWAERCGKATRLANPVAVVRWNADKRYLGHLAEAAVPTVPTRYFAPGDPVALPADREYVVKPASGAGARYAARYPAGERDAAVRQAERMHAEGFTVMVQPYLSSIDTYGERALQFFGGGLLHASVKGAVLAPGTPYDADKVAHPDLRPWEPTAAELAVAEQALAAVPGGAELLYARVDLVTGPDGEPCVMELELIEPNLFLHLHPDSVPRVVRAVLAAAG
- a CDS encoding MerR family transcriptional regulator; this encodes MAMLTIGTFAKACRLSPKALRLYDELDLLRPARVDPDTGYRYYAAGQLEQAQLVAWLRRLGMPLAEIRRVCLLHDRDSTAAAREVRAYWARVEAETAVRRDLAAFLVDHLTTDPQGPGKDTAMLELRYSAHSDTGRVRPANQDTAYAGTRLLAVADGYGPAGAPASSAAVEALRFLDTDEVPAGGVLNVLEDAVRGAEQAVRDVAGGSDDIGTTLTALLWTGSRLALVHIGDSRAYLLRDGELFRITHDHTMVQSMVDEGRLAPEEAMSHPQRALLLKALTGGQSTATPDLRLHEAHPGDRYLLCSDGLSGVVPEHRVRELLASPLSPDEAVQVLVGAANAAGGPDNVSCVVADVVEP
- a CDS encoding acyl-CoA synthetase; protein product: MTSLFPALTGGFADRPALRFGERSLTYGELAAAAGALTGRLGGATRVAVWATPTLETAVAVVAALLAGVPAVPLNPKSGEKELGHILSDSAPGLVLTAPDDRLPAPLRDLTRVDVDPHATGPAPEDRAADEDPALIVYTSGTTGPPKGAVIPRRAVASTLDALADAWQWTADDVLVHGLPLFHVHGLVLGILGPLRRGGSVRHLGRFSTQGVARELNGGATMLFGVPTMYHRVAEAVTSDPDLVKALTGARLLVSGSAALPVHDHGRIATATGRRVIERYGMTETLMNTSVRADGEARPGTVGVPLPGVELRLVEEDGSEVTAYDGETVGEIQVRGPNLFTEYLNRPDATAAAFTADGWFRTGDVAVRDPDGYVRIVGRKATDLIKSGGYKIGAGEIENALLEHPGVREAAVTGEPDADLGERIVAWIVPADPQSPPALEELADHVARRLAPHKRPRVVHHLDALPRNDMGKIMKRALAHG